From the genome of Flavobacterium sediminis:
CACATCAGCCCATTTGGTTTCGGGTTGAATCGCTGAGGCTTTCAAGATACTTTCCCACAATCGCTTCGGAAAATCAAAAGGACAGAATTTATCGATATTCCTTTTGGCATTTTCCAATTTCAACTTATTCAATTGCTCCAGAGTTTCTTCAAAATTCTGATCTTTTACCCAATTAACCTGTATCTTGAACTGATACTCTTTATCGGCTAATTCACGAGCGCCCCAAGCCGACAAACGTAAAATAGCCGGTCCGCTCATTCCCCAGTGCGTAATCAGCAACGGACCGGAAGCTTTTAATTTACTTCCCTGTATTTTTACACTGGCTTCAGCCGAAACCCCCATTAAATTTTTAATGCGTTCGTCCTTACTATTAAAGGTAAAAAGTGAAGGAACCGGAGCAACAACAGTATGCCCTAATTCGCTTAACATTTCCCAAATTTTCGGATTACTTCCGGAAGCAATGACAATATCTTTTACTAAAAAAGTTTCTTTAGTGGTTTCCACTTTCCAAAAATCTTCCGTTTTATATAACGACTGAACACTTTGTTGGGTTAAAACATTTATTCCCGACTGATGCGCTGCTTTTAAAAAACAATCTACTATTGTTTGTGAAGAATCCGTATCAGGAAACATACGCCCGTCTTCTTCAATTTTTAAATTGACACCGTGTTTTTCAAACCATTCTATGGTATCGCCCGAACAAAATTGATGGA
Proteins encoded in this window:
- a CDS encoding BaiN/RdsA family NAD(P)/FAD-dependent oxidoreductase, which codes for MNSNYDVAIIGGGAAGFFTAINIAEQNPALRVAILERGKEVLSKVKISGGGRCNVTHACFVPNELVKFYPRGEKELRGPFHQFCSGDTIEWFEKHGVNLKIEEDGRMFPDTDSSQTIVDCFLKAAHQSGINVLTQQSVQSLYKTEDFWKVETTKETFLVKDIVIASGSNPKIWEMLSELGHTVVAPVPSLFTFNSKDERIKNLMGVSAEASVKIQGSKLKASGPLLITHWGMSGPAILRLSAWGARELADKEYQFKIQVNWVKDQNFEETLEQLNKLKLENAKRNIDKFCPFDFPKRLWESILKASAIQPETKWADVNKKQMIALVNQLTNAVFQVNGKSTFKEEFVTAGGVDLKEINFKTMESKVLSNLYLAGEVLNIDAITGGFNFQNAWTGGFIAAQAIAFSDSAKK